From Microbacterium croceum, a single genomic window includes:
- a CDS encoding MFS transporter, translating into MTAAALTATEQAVVQRRTVAILSLGQVLGGIAFGATVSLGALLAADISGSDALSGLATASVTLGAALCAIPLARLAARVGRRRALTLGNLFALVGIAVVILAAALRIFPLLLAGILMIGAGNAGNLQSRFAATDLAAPVHRGRDLSIVVWATTIGGVAGPLLLAPGEVVGHALGMPPQTGSYVFSFVAQCAALLLYLVALRPDPLLAAQRLARTAAAAAGERVVDRPVVARYAIFAVAASHVVMASVMAMTPVHLSHMAHGAHGMAASPADVSQLVGVTIALHVAGMYALSPVFGILADRWGKLRVVLLGQALSAASLVFAIFANDQPWGVMMALILLGLGWSAATVAGAALLTEASAPELRTRRQGRSDSLMSLCAAAGAVLAGVVLSNFQYAGLGIAASVLVVAIVALSPLARSTRT; encoded by the coding sequence ATGACAGCGGCGGCGTTGACGGCGACCGAGCAGGCGGTCGTCCAACGGCGGACCGTCGCGATCCTGTCGCTCGGCCAGGTGCTCGGCGGCATCGCCTTCGGCGCCACGGTCTCGCTCGGTGCACTTCTTGCCGCGGACATCTCCGGGAGCGACGCGCTGTCCGGCCTGGCCACGGCATCCGTCACGCTCGGAGCTGCGCTGTGCGCGATCCCGCTCGCCCGGCTGGCGGCGAGGGTCGGACGCCGTCGCGCGCTGACGCTCGGCAATCTCTTCGCCCTGGTCGGGATCGCTGTCGTGATTCTCGCTGCAGCCCTGCGCATCTTCCCGCTCCTGCTCGCCGGCATCCTCATGATCGGCGCAGGCAACGCGGGCAACCTGCAGTCCCGCTTCGCGGCGACCGACCTGGCGGCCCCGGTGCATCGAGGACGAGACCTCTCGATCGTGGTCTGGGCGACGACGATCGGCGGAGTGGCAGGACCGCTGCTGCTGGCTCCCGGTGAGGTGGTCGGACACGCGTTGGGCATGCCCCCGCAGACCGGCTCGTATGTGTTCTCCTTCGTGGCCCAGTGCGCGGCCCTCCTGCTCTACCTGGTCGCGCTGCGTCCGGATCCGCTCCTGGCGGCGCAGCGCCTCGCGCGCACGGCGGCAGCGGCGGCGGGGGAGAGGGTGGTCGATCGCCCCGTCGTGGCGCGGTACGCGATCTTCGCGGTCGCGGCATCGCATGTCGTGATGGCATCCGTGATGGCGATGACGCCGGTGCACCTCTCGCACATGGCGCACGGCGCGCACGGGATGGCGGCCTCGCCTGCCGACGTCTCGCAGCTCGTGGGCGTGACGATCGCCCTCCACGTCGCCGGGATGTACGCGCTGTCGCCGGTGTTCGGCATCCTCGCCGACCGCTGGGGCAAACTGCGTGTCGTCCTCCTCGGGCAAGCCCTTTCGGCGGCGTCGCTGGTCTTCGCGATCTTCGCCAACGATCAGCCGTGGGGCGTGATGATGGCCCTCATCCTGCTCGGGCTCGGTTGGAGTGCGGCGACGGTCGCCGGGGCCGCGCTGCTCACCGAGGCTTCTGCGCCGGAGCTGCGCACCCGCCGCCAGGGGCGCAGCGACTCCCTGATGAGCCTGTGCGCGGCCGCGGGCGCCGTGCTCGCCGGGGTCGTGCTGTCGAACTTCCAGTACGCCGGACTGGGCATCGCCGCATCCGTGCTCGTCGTCGCGATCGTCGCGCTCTCACCGCTCGCCCGGTCGACGCGCACGTGA
- a CDS encoding fumarylacetoacetate hydrolase family protein produces the protein MKIARFSHDDAIMYGIIDGGDLVVLAGDPLFAGYETTGDRVALADAVLLAPVIPRSKVVCVGKNYHDHAAEMGGVAPEEPLLFLKPNTSVIGPGDAIVRPVLSERTEYEGELAVVIGKIAKNVTAADALDYVLGYTIGNDVTARDLQRKDGQWSRAKGFDTFCPLGPVIETDFDLAAASVETRVNGEVRQHAPLTDMIHSVPAIIEYASAVFTLLPGDVILTGTPAGVGPFEAGDTVEVEITGLGILRNAVRDAPRLS, from the coding sequence ATGAAGATCGCCCGGTTCAGTCACGACGACGCCATCATGTACGGAATCATCGACGGGGGCGACCTCGTCGTGCTCGCCGGGGACCCCCTGTTCGCAGGGTACGAGACGACGGGCGACCGTGTGGCTCTCGCCGATGCGGTGCTGCTCGCTCCGGTGATCCCGCGCTCCAAGGTCGTGTGTGTCGGCAAGAACTACCACGATCATGCCGCCGAGATGGGGGGAGTCGCGCCCGAGGAGCCGCTGCTGTTCCTCAAGCCGAACACCTCCGTGATCGGCCCCGGTGACGCTATCGTGCGCCCGGTGCTGTCCGAACGCACGGAGTACGAAGGCGAGCTGGCCGTGGTGATCGGCAAGATCGCCAAGAACGTCACGGCCGCCGACGCCCTCGACTATGTGCTCGGATACACGATCGGCAACGACGTGACCGCTCGCGATCTGCAGCGCAAGGACGGCCAGTGGTCGCGCGCGAAGGGTTTCGACACGTTCTGCCCGCTCGGGCCGGTGATCGAGACGGACTTCGATCTCGCGGCGGCGAGCGTGGAGACCCGCGTGAACGGCGAGGTCCGCCAGCACGCACCGCTGACCGACATGATCCACTCGGTGCCGGCGATCATCGAGTACGCCTCCGCGGTGTTCACCCTGCTCCCCGGAGACGTGATCCTCACCGGGACTCCCGCGGGCGTCGGCCCCTTCGAGGCAGGAGACACCGTCGAGGTCGAGATCACCGGATTGGGAATCCTGCGCAACGCCGTGCGCGACGCACCGCGTCTCTCATGA